A single Hippopotamus amphibius kiboko isolate mHipAmp2 chromosome 5, mHipAmp2.hap2, whole genome shotgun sequence DNA region contains:
- the LOC130853987 gene encoding cytochrome P450 7A1 translates to MMSISLIWGIVIAVWCCLWFLLGTRRRQMGEPPLENGLIPYLGCALQFGANPLEFLRANQRKHGHVFTCKLMGNYVHFITNPLSYHKVLCHGKYFDWKKFHFTASAKAFGHRSIDPSDINTTDNISKTISKTLQGDALNSLTEAMMENLQLVLRPQVVPKPKTPAWMTEGMYSFCYRVMFEAGYFTLFGRDLTGQDAQKALILNNLDNFKQFDKIFPALVAGFPIHVFKTGRYAREKLEEGLRLQKLRKRDHISELVTFLNDTLPTLDDSEKAKSCLAVLWASQANTIPATFWSLFQTIRNPEAMKAATEEVNKTLENAGQKISFEDSPVYLNQTQLDDMPVLDSIIKESLRLSSASLNIRTAKEDFTLYLQDGSYNIRKDDIIALYPQLMHLDPEIYPDPLTFKYDRYLDENGKTKTTFYSNGLKLKYYYMPFGSGATICPGRLFAVQEIKQFLILMLSYFELELVDSCVKCPPLDQSRAGLGILPPLNDIEFRYKFKHL, encoded by the exons ATGATGAGCATCTCTTTGATCTGGGGGATTGTTATAGCAGTGtggtgttgtttatggtttcttcttgGAACAAGGAGAAG GCAAATGGGTGAACCACCTCTGGAGAACGGGTTGATTCCATATCTGGGTTGTGCTCTGCAATTTGGTGCCAATCCTCTTGAGTTCCTCAGAGCAAATCAAAGGAAACATGGTCATGTTTTCACCTGCAAACTAATGGGAAACTATGTCCACTTCATCACCAATCCCTTGTCATACCATAAAGTGTTGTGCCATGGGAAATACTTTGATTGGAAAAAATTTCACTTCACTGCTTCTGCAAAG GCCTTTGGACACAGAAGCATTGACCCGAGTGATATAAATACGACTGACAACATAAGTAAAACTATCAGCAAGACCCTGCAGGGCGATGCCTTGAATTCCCTCACAGAAGCCATGATGGAAAACCTCCAACTTGTCCTGAGACCACAGGTGGTTCCCAAGCCCAAGACGCCCGCCTGGATGACAGAGGGGATGTATTCCTTCTGCTACCGAGTGATGTTCGAAGCTGGGTATTTCACGCTCTTTGGCAGAGATCTTACAGGGCAAGATGCACAAAAAGCACTCATTCTAAATAACCTCGACAACTTCAAGCAATTTGACAAAATCTTTCCAGCCCTCGTAGCAGGCTTCCCCATTCATGTGTTCAAGACAGGACGCTACGCCAGGGAGAAACTGGAGGAAGGCTTGCGGCTCCAGAAACTCAGAAAGAGAGACCACATCTCGGAACTTGTCACGTTTCTCAACGACACGCTCCCCACCTTGGACGACTCGGAGAAAGCCAAGTCGTGCCTCGCTGTCCTCTGGGCCTCGCAAGCAAACACCATTCCGGCCACTTTCTGGAGCTTATTTCAAACGATTAG GAACCCGGAGGCCATGAAAGCAGCCACTGAAGAAGTGAATAAAACGCTAGAGAACGCTGGTCAAAAAATTAGCTTTGAAGACAGTCCTGTTTATTTGAACCAGACGCAACTGGATGACATGCCCGTGCTAG ACAGTATCATCAAGGAGTCTCTGAGACTTTCCAGTGCCTCCCTCAACATTCGGACTGCTAAAGAGGATTTCACTTTGTACCTCCAGGATGGTTCCTATAACATCCGCAAAGATGACATCATAGCTCTTTATCCGCAGTTAATGCATTTAGATCCAGAAATCTACCCAGACCCTTTG ACTTTTAAATATGATCGCTATCTTGATGAAAATGGCAAGACAAAGACCACTTTCTATAGTAATGGACTCAAGTTAAAGTATTACTACATGCCCTTTGGGTCAGGCGCTACTATATGTCCTGGAAGATTATTTGCTGTCCAGGAAATCAAGCAATTTTTGATTCTGATGCTTTCCTATTTTGAACTGGAGCTCGTGGACAGCTGTGTTAAATGTCCCCCTTTGGACCAGTCCCGGGCAGGCTTGGGCATTTTACCACCATTAAATGATATCGAGTTTAGATATAAATTCAAACATCTGTGA